From Marinobacterium sp. LSUCC0821, a single genomic window includes:
- the tcuA gene encoding FAD-dependent tricarballylate dehydrogenase TcuA, protein MSTSTKEFDVIVAGGGQAGLISAIVAAEAGASVCLLEGAPKSYRGGNTRHTRNLRPMHNGPLSVLSGVYDEEEYWDDLLRVTKGKTNESMARMMLRESASCVDWLEQRGVQFQPPLGGTLHLGRTNAFFMGGGKQLINALYRFAEKLGIRILYEAKVTDIKFEAGRFEGAYIGKEYIQGRAFVAAAGGFEANIEWLREAWGPVAENFIIRGTPYNRGELLKLLLDKGAKQIGEPDQCHAVAIDGRAPKFDGGICTRVDCVSLGIVVNKEAKRFYDEGEDFWPKRYAIWGRLVAKQPDQIGHVIIDAKSKGAFMPPVFPAETADTIEELALKIGLDPQTLKYTVDTFNAAVQPGTFDHTELDGLATSGLEVNKTNWARPIDTPPYNAYSLKPGITFTYLGVGVNQQAKMLMRDETPSENIFAAGEIMAGNVLGEGYLAGIGMTIGNVFGQIAGREAAKYALNK, encoded by the coding sequence ATGAGCACATCAACAAAAGAGTTCGACGTTATTGTTGCCGGTGGTGGACAGGCGGGTCTCATCTCCGCAATTGTTGCAGCAGAGGCTGGCGCGTCAGTTTGTCTACTGGAGGGCGCACCCAAAAGTTACAGAGGAGGCAACACACGCCACACTCGAAATTTGCGCCCTATGCATAATGGACCGCTCTCTGTACTTAGCGGCGTGTATGATGAGGAGGAGTACTGGGACGATCTCCTGCGTGTTACCAAGGGAAAAACTAACGAGTCAATGGCTAGGATGATGTTGCGCGAATCAGCCAGTTGTGTTGATTGGCTAGAGCAACGAGGCGTGCAGTTCCAACCCCCCCTGGGAGGTACTCTTCATCTAGGGCGCACAAACGCTTTCTTCATGGGTGGAGGTAAACAACTGATCAATGCGCTCTACCGCTTTGCCGAGAAGTTGGGAATCAGAATACTTTACGAAGCAAAAGTTACAGATATTAAATTTGAAGCGGGCCGCTTCGAGGGTGCATACATCGGCAAAGAGTACATTCAAGGTCGAGCCTTTGTGGCGGCTGCTGGCGGATTTGAAGCCAACATCGAATGGTTGAGGGAGGCTTGGGGCCCGGTCGCAGAGAATTTTATTATTCGAGGAACGCCCTACAACCGCGGGGAGCTACTGAAACTACTGCTCGACAAAGGCGCGAAGCAGATTGGCGAGCCTGACCAGTGTCATGCAGTAGCGATTGATGGCAGAGCCCCCAAGTTTGATGGCGGTATATGCACCCGAGTTGACTGCGTATCGCTCGGCATTGTTGTTAACAAAGAGGCGAAGCGCTTCTATGACGAGGGAGAGGATTTCTGGCCAAAGCGCTATGCAATTTGGGGCCGACTTGTCGCAAAACAACCAGATCAGATTGGACACGTCATCATTGATGCCAAATCCAAAGGCGCTTTTATGCCTCCAGTGTTCCCTGCCGAGACAGCCGACACAATCGAGGAGCTCGCGCTTAAAATTGGACTCGACCCTCAGACACTGAAATACACAGTAGATACGTTTAACGCCGCGGTTCAACCGGGGACGTTCGACCACACCGAACTCGATGGATTGGCTACGTCTGGGCTTGAAGTAAACAAGACTAACTGGGCTCGACCTATAGACACACCTCCCTACAACGCCTACAGCCTCAAGCCAGGCATCACTTTTACCTACCTTGGCGTCGGCGTAAACCAACAGGCAAAAATGCTGATGCGGGACGAAACCCCTAGTGAAAACATCTTCGCAGCAGGAGAAATAATGGCGGGTAATGTGTTGGGCGAGGGGTACCTCGCCGGCATCGGTATGACAATTGGAAATGTTTTTGGACAGATTGCTGGAAGAGAGGCTGCAAAATATGCGCTCAACAAATAA
- a CDS encoding type II toxin-antitoxin system RatA family toxin, giving the protein MTVVNRTALVLHTAEQMFDLINDVRRYPEFLPWCASTEVISESDAMLEATLNLSKGGLSYSFTTRNELKRPAEMKLSLVDGPFQKLEGVWTFTVLSEEACKVELNLNFEFSGKLTGMAMSKVFNTVATSLVDAFVTRADQIYG; this is encoded by the coding sequence ATGACGGTTGTGAATCGTACCGCCTTGGTTTTGCATACTGCAGAGCAGATGTTCGATCTGATCAATGATGTGCGTCGTTACCCAGAGTTTCTGCCCTGGTGTGCGAGTACCGAGGTCATTAGCGAAAGTGATGCGATGCTTGAGGCGACATTGAACCTCTCTAAGGGTGGTCTTAGTTACAGTTTTACAACGCGTAATGAGTTGAAACGTCCCGCCGAGATGAAACTCTCACTGGTTGATGGGCCTTTCCAAAAATTGGAGGGTGTATGGACTTTTACTGTTCTCTCTGAAGAGGCGTGTAAGGTTGAACTTAACCTCAATTTTGAGTTCTCGGGTAAATTAACGGGTATGGCGATGTCTAAGGTGTTTAACACTGTTGCCACCTCTTTGGTGGATGCCTTTGTTACCCGTGCTGATCAAATTTATGGATGA
- the smpB gene encoding SsrA-binding protein SmpB, which produces MAKKKKAPGGNTICQNKRARFEYTIENKFEAGLVLTGWEVKSLREGRAQLVESYIDFKNGEAWLLGSHFSPLKTACTHVVADPVRPRKLLMHRTELNRLAGAVEAKGYTCVALSIYWKEGRIKCEVGLAKGKKLHDKRATEKERDWNREKQRVLSKNQ; this is translated from the coding sequence ATGGCTAAAAAGAAGAAGGCACCCGGTGGCAACACCATCTGCCAAAACAAGCGAGCTCGCTTTGAGTACACGATAGAGAACAAGTTCGAAGCTGGACTTGTCCTAACCGGATGGGAGGTGAAAAGCCTCAGGGAAGGTCGTGCACAACTGGTAGAGTCCTACATCGACTTCAAAAATGGTGAAGCTTGGCTCCTTGGCTCACACTTCTCACCACTTAAAACAGCTTGTACCCATGTAGTAGCCGACCCTGTGCGCCCACGTAAGCTTCTGATGCACCGCACAGAGCTCAACCGCTTAGCGGGAGCCGTGGAAGCAAAAGGCTACACCTGTGTTGCTCTCTCAATCTACTGGAAAGAGGGACGTATCAAATGTGAAGTTGGCCTTGCCAAAGGTAAGAAACTTCACGACAAACGCGCAACTGAAAAAGAGCGCGATTGGAATCGCGAGAAACAGCGAGTTTTAAGCAAAAACCAATAA
- the recN gene encoding DNA repair protein RecN gives MLTLLSIRNFAIVSSLDLELKAGMTVVSGETGAGKSIMLDALGLALGKRAEADSVREGANRAEISAAFDITKLSEAREWLEANELESEDAGECILRRTLTSDGRSRSYINGHPCPLNRVKELGEILVDIHGQHEHQRLLKRDHHRSLLDNFAKADESATEVRTLFAQWQTKQTELKRLQDMSAEAHAQQQLLSYQTEELNRLDPQVGELEELEAEQKTLANAGAILTRGQQITTLLGEGEESDAQSLVNHALQLLGDMEADTPALQQTAEMLNAALIQIEEAERELSNFLQRVDLDPERLQEVEERLSTIYDLARKHRVAPEQLPELRDQLNEQLDVLSHVDENLEVLESEVHSAYKALISKARELSKQRIDAAKVLDGEVNKQLEMLGMASARFTAKVSEVDPKYITANGLEEIEFLISTNAGQTAKPLAKIASGGELSRISLAIQVVTAQTTDTPTLIFDEVDVGIGGGIAEVVGRLLRKLSARAQVMCVTHQPQVASQGHTHLFVSKGVETGTIETRINALTEKQRVNEIARMLGGLEITNTTLEHAKEMLSASSEKVSA, from the coding sequence ATGCTTACACTTCTCAGCATTCGAAATTTCGCCATCGTCTCTTCATTAGATTTAGAGCTAAAAGCCGGCATGACCGTTGTCAGCGGTGAAACGGGGGCAGGCAAATCGATCATGCTAGACGCATTAGGACTTGCCCTTGGTAAACGAGCAGAAGCAGATTCAGTCAGAGAAGGGGCAAACCGTGCAGAGATAAGTGCAGCATTCGATATCACCAAACTCAGCGAAGCACGCGAGTGGCTAGAGGCCAACGAACTTGAATCCGAAGATGCAGGCGAGTGCATTCTACGAAGAACACTCACTTCCGATGGCAGAAGTCGAAGCTACATCAATGGCCACCCCTGCCCACTTAATCGCGTTAAAGAGCTGGGCGAGATTCTTGTCGATATTCACGGCCAGCACGAACACCAACGACTACTGAAACGGGATCACCACCGTTCTCTTCTGGATAACTTTGCAAAAGCTGATGAGTCAGCAACAGAGGTGCGCACTCTTTTCGCACAGTGGCAGACTAAACAGACAGAACTCAAGCGCCTTCAAGATATGAGCGCAGAGGCGCACGCGCAGCAACAACTCCTCAGCTACCAAACGGAGGAGCTAAATCGCTTAGACCCTCAAGTAGGTGAACTTGAAGAGCTAGAAGCAGAACAGAAAACCCTCGCCAACGCAGGGGCCATTCTGACTCGCGGCCAACAAATCACCACTCTCCTCGGTGAAGGCGAAGAGAGTGATGCGCAATCGCTGGTTAATCACGCCCTACAACTGCTGGGCGATATGGAAGCAGATACCCCAGCTCTTCAGCAGACTGCAGAGATGTTAAACGCCGCACTTATCCAAATCGAGGAGGCGGAGCGAGAGCTAAGCAACTTCTTACAGCGCGTTGATTTAGACCCAGAGCGACTTCAAGAGGTTGAAGAGCGTCTTTCAACAATCTACGACCTTGCGCGCAAACATCGCGTTGCACCGGAGCAACTGCCAGAGCTTCGCGACCAACTCAACGAGCAACTAGATGTGCTAAGCCATGTTGATGAAAACCTCGAAGTGCTTGAGTCGGAGGTGCACTCAGCTTACAAAGCACTTATCAGCAAAGCTCGTGAACTAAGTAAGCAGCGTATAGACGCAGCTAAGGTTCTGGATGGCGAGGTGAATAAGCAGCTTGAAATGTTAGGTATGGCTTCAGCACGATTTACAGCCAAAGTGAGCGAAGTTGACCCTAAATACATTACGGCAAATGGCCTAGAAGAGATTGAGTTCCTCATCAGCACTAACGCAGGGCAAACTGCAAAACCACTGGCTAAAATTGCCTCAGGTGGCGAGCTCTCGCGAATAAGTCTTGCCATTCAGGTCGTGACGGCACAAACCACCGACACACCAACTCTTATCTTTGACGAGGTTGATGTGGGCATAGGTGGCGGCATCGCCGAAGTAGTAGGCCGTCTACTACGCAAACTGAGCGCACGCGCCCAGGTGATGTGTGTAACTCACCAGCCGCAGGTTGCCTCACAAGGGCATACGCATCTATTTGTCAGCAAGGGAGTTGAGACTGGGACTATTGAGACTCGCATTAACGCCCTGACTGAAAAACAGCGCGTCAATGAGATTGCACGTATGTTGGGTGGCTTAGAGATCACCAACACAACGCTTGAACACGCTAAAGAGATGTTAAGCGCCAGCAGCGAAAAGGTATCTGCATAG
- the grpE gene encoding nucleotide exchange factor GrpE encodes MANEDQKPAEQVDEAVQEAQVEDTGAVEIEEIVTIDSLQAELDEANQTIAELQKQLAELEPRAQAEIANQRRRAEAEVEKARKFAVEKFASELLPVIDSLERAIESSQVEDEVVKPLREGVEMTHKMFIDGVAKFNLEVVNPEGEAFNPEHHQAMSMVEVEGTAPNTVIAVMQKGYVLNGRLVRPAMVMVSK; translated from the coding sequence ATGGCTAATGAAGATCAGAAGCCTGCTGAGCAGGTAGACGAAGCGGTTCAAGAAGCGCAGGTTGAAGATACTGGTGCTGTAGAGATTGAGGAGATTGTAACTATCGACTCTCTGCAGGCAGAGCTTGATGAAGCAAACCAGACAATTGCAGAACTACAGAAGCAACTGGCTGAACTAGAGCCGCGTGCACAGGCTGAAATCGCTAACCAGCGTCGCCGTGCAGAGGCTGAAGTTGAGAAGGCTCGTAAATTTGCTGTTGAGAAGTTCGCTTCTGAGCTACTTCCAGTTATCGACAGTCTTGAGCGCGCAATCGAATCAAGTCAGGTTGAAGACGAAGTTGTTAAGCCACTGCGTGAAGGCGTTGAGATGACTCACAAGATGTTCATCGATGGCGTAGCTAAGTTCAACCTAGAAGTTGTGAATCCAGAGGGCGAAGCGTTCAACCCTGAGCACCATCAGGCGATGTCTATGGTTGAGGTTGAAGGAACTGCACCTAATACAGTGATTGCAGTGATGCAAAAGGGCTATGTATTGAATGGCCGTTTGGTTCGTCCTGCAATGGTCATGGTTTCAAAGTAA
- a CDS encoding RnfH family protein, whose translation MIKVEVAYALPTEQKIISLQVEEGTTVYEAVARSKIVDLFPQIDINTDSMGIFSRAITDPKAEILREGDRVEIYRPLIADPKEVRAKRAAQKKAENEKAK comes from the coding sequence GTGATTAAAGTTGAAGTGGCTTACGCGTTGCCTACAGAGCAGAAAATAATCTCTTTGCAGGTCGAAGAGGGAACAACTGTCTATGAAGCGGTAGCACGTTCTAAGATTGTTGATCTGTTCCCGCAGATTGATATCAATACCGACTCAATGGGTATATTCAGTCGAGCGATAACCGATCCCAAAGCGGAAATCTTGCGTGAGGGTGATAGGGTTGAGATCTATCGCCCATTGATTGCCGACCCCAAAGAGGTGCGAGCTAAGCGAGCAGCGCAGAAAAAAGCAGAAAACGAAAAGGCCAAGTAG
- the dnaK gene encoding molecular chaperone DnaK, protein MGKIIGIDLGTTNSCVAVLEGDKTKVIENAEGDRTTPSIIAYSADGETLVGQSAKRQAVTNPENTLFAIKRLIGRRFEDDVVQKDIKMVPYKIAKADNGDAWVDVKGSKMAPPQISAEVLKKMKKTAEDYLGEPVTEAVITVPAYFNDSQRQATKDAGKIAGLEVKRIINEPTAAALAYGMDKAAGDRTIAVYDLGGGTFDISIIEIADVDGEHQFEVLATNGDTFLGGEDFDLAVINYLAGEFKKESGIDLHNDPLALQRLKEAAEKAKVELSSSQSTDVNLPYITADATGPKHLNVKLSRSKLESLVEDLVQRSLEPCRIALQDAGLSASEIQDVILVGGQTRMPMVQAKVAEFFGKEPRKDVNPDEAVAMGAALQGAVLSGDVKDVLLLDVTPLTLGIETMGGVATALIEKNTTIPTRKSQVFSTAEDNQTAVTIHVVQGERKQAAQNKSLGRFDLADIPPAPRGMPQVEVTFDIDANGILNVSAKDKATGKEQSIVIKASSGLSDDEVEQMVRDAEAHAEEDKKFEELTAARNQGDAMVHTARKTLTDAADKVTDEEKAGIEAAITALEEALKGSDAAEITAKTEALTEAVSAVAQKMYADAAAQGEAGGAEADAARDAGDDVVDAEFEEVKDDKK, encoded by the coding sequence ATGGGTAAGATCATCGGTATTGACCTTGGTACCACCAACTCGTGTGTAGCGGTACTTGAAGGCGACAAAACTAAAGTAATTGAGAACGCAGAAGGCGATCGCACAACGCCATCGATCATTGCGTACTCTGCAGACGGCGAAACGCTTGTTGGTCAGTCGGCTAAACGTCAGGCTGTTACCAATCCAGAGAACACATTGTTCGCTATCAAGCGTCTGATCGGTCGTCGCTTCGAAGACGATGTTGTACAGAAAGATATCAAAATGGTTCCGTACAAAATCGCTAAAGCTGACAACGGCGATGCGTGGGTAGATGTGAAGGGTAGCAAGATGGCTCCTCCACAGATCTCTGCAGAAGTTCTTAAGAAGATGAAGAAGACTGCAGAAGACTACCTTGGCGAGCCAGTAACTGAAGCAGTTATCACTGTTCCAGCATACTTCAACGACTCACAGCGCCAGGCAACTAAAGATGCTGGTAAGATTGCGGGTCTTGAAGTTAAGCGTATTATCAACGAGCCAACTGCTGCTGCCCTTGCTTACGGCATGGATAAAGCGGCGGGTGACCGTACAATCGCAGTTTACGACCTAGGTGGTGGTACTTTCGATATCTCAATCATCGAGATTGCAGACGTTGATGGTGAGCACCAGTTCGAAGTACTTGCGACTAACGGTGATACATTCCTTGGTGGTGAAGACTTCGACCTTGCGGTTATCAACTACCTAGCAGGCGAGTTTAAGAAAGAGTCTGGTATCGATCTACACAACGATCCACTAGCTCTTCAGCGTCTAAAAGAAGCAGCTGAAAAGGCGAAAGTTGAGCTTTCATCTTCACAGTCTACTGACGTGAACTTGCCATACATCACAGCAGATGCAACAGGTCCTAAACACCTTAATGTTAAACTGAGCCGCTCTAAGCTTGAGTCACTAGTTGAAGACCTTGTACAGCGTTCACTAGAGCCATGTCGCATTGCGCTTCAGGATGCTGGTCTATCAGCGTCTGAAATCCAGGATGTCATCCTAGTGGGTGGTCAGACTCGCATGCCAATGGTGCAGGCGAAAGTTGCTGAGTTCTTCGGTAAAGAGCCACGTAAAGATGTAAACCCAGATGAAGCAGTAGCGATGGGTGCTGCACTTCAGGGTGCGGTACTTTCTGGTGACGTTAAAGACGTTCTTCTTCTTGACGTAACTCCGCTAACCCTAGGTATCGAAACTATGGGTGGCGTTGCTACAGCACTTATTGAGAAGAACACTACGATCCCTACTCGTAAGTCACAGGTCTTCTCAACAGCTGAAGATAACCAGACTGCTGTAACCATTCACGTAGTACAGGGTGAGCGTAAGCAGGCTGCGCAGAACAAGTCACTGGGTCGTTTCGATCTTGCAGACATTCCGCCAGCACCACGTGGCATGCCACAGGTTGAAGTAACATTCGATATCGATGCGAACGGTATCCTTAACGTATCTGCTAAAGATAAAGCGACTGGTAAAGAGCAGTCGATCGTTATCAAGGCATCTTCAGGTCTGAGCGATGATGAAGTTGAACAGATGGTTCGCGACGCTGAAGCCCACGCGGAAGAAGATAAGAAGTTCGAAGAGCTAACTGCAGCTCGCAACCAGGGTGATGCGATGGTTCACACCGCGCGTAAAACTCTGACTGATGCGGCTGATAAAGTGACTGACGAAGAGAAAGCGGGTATTGAAGCGGCTATCACTGCACTAGAAGAGGCGCTGAAAGGCTCTGATGCTGCAGAGATCACTGCGAAGACTGAAGCGCTAACTGAAGCAGTTTCTGCAGTTGCTCAGAAGATGTACGCAGATGCGGCCGCGCAGGGTGAAGCTGGCGGTGCTGAGGCTGACGCAGCTCGCGATGCGGGTGATGATGTTGTTGATGCTGAATTCGAAGAAGTCAAAGACGACAAGAAATAA
- the tcuB gene encoding tricarballylate utilization 4Fe-4S protein TcuB, with protein MRSTNNVNEAARIMTICNACRYCEGHCAVFQAMELRLEFNTENLDYLANLCHNCGSCYHNCQYAPPHEFNLNVAAVFADLRQENYAAYAWPAPLGRLFAQNGLWVSIVTALILGLFMAGGAVLTGADFFAAHPNQFYGVISHNVLVSLFGSVGIFVLLALSLSIRKFWRALSLPSPFSLDWASVGTGIKAALSLKYLDGGNGQGCSYPTETPSMLRRWFHQATFWGFMLCFAATSVATVMHYGLELPAPYGYISLPKLLGITGGIGLLVGPLGLLVLKRKADPAVRGRNNGGMDVSFLVLLFATSATGLGLMLVSTTPWVGPALCLHLGFVMALFLSMPYGKFIHGFYRLIALVAFAVEQERHQAVVGVAKPDRIAIRSVG; from the coding sequence ATGCGCTCAACAAATAATGTGAATGAAGCCGCCCGCATCATGACAATTTGTAACGCTTGCCGTTACTGTGAAGGGCATTGCGCCGTGTTTCAGGCGATGGAACTACGTCTTGAGTTCAATACCGAGAACCTCGACTATCTGGCAAACCTTTGTCATAACTGCGGCTCGTGCTACCACAACTGTCAATATGCACCACCGCATGAGTTCAATCTAAACGTGGCAGCGGTTTTTGCGGATTTACGTCAAGAGAATTATGCGGCGTACGCCTGGCCTGCCCCACTCGGCCGTCTGTTCGCACAAAATGGTCTGTGGGTCTCTATTGTGACTGCATTGATACTGGGCCTTTTTATGGCCGGCGGAGCGGTACTAACCGGTGCTGATTTCTTTGCAGCACACCCCAACCAGTTTTACGGTGTGATTTCACATAACGTTTTAGTTTCTCTATTCGGCTCCGTGGGTATCTTTGTCCTTCTGGCGCTTAGTCTATCGATTCGAAAATTTTGGCGTGCGTTGAGTTTGCCCAGTCCATTTAGCCTCGACTGGGCGAGCGTTGGCACCGGTATCAAAGCAGCCCTCAGCTTGAAATATCTAGATGGAGGTAATGGCCAAGGCTGTTCCTATCCAACCGAAACACCGTCAATGCTGCGCCGTTGGTTTCACCAGGCGACTTTCTGGGGTTTTATGCTTTGTTTTGCGGCAACCTCAGTCGCTACGGTCATGCATTATGGCTTAGAACTACCTGCACCCTACGGCTATATCTCCCTTCCTAAACTTTTGGGAATCACAGGTGGCATTGGTTTGTTGGTGGGCCCTTTGGGCTTACTAGTACTCAAGCGCAAAGCAGACCCTGCAGTCAGAGGGCGCAACAATGGTGGTATGGATGTGAGCTTTCTTGTCTTGCTTTTTGCCACCAGCGCTACGGGACTCGGCTTGATGCTAGTGAGCACAACACCTTGGGTCGGGCCCGCACTCTGCTTGCACTTGGGCTTTGTGATGGCGCTGTTTTTATCCATGCCATACGGAAAATTTATACACGGCTTCTATCGGTTAATCGCTTTGGTCGCCTTTGCAGTCGAACAGGAGCGCCATCAGGCAGTAGTCGGAGTAGCAAAACCAGATCGGATAGCGATTCGAAGCGTCGGCTAA
- a CDS encoding GyrI-like domain-containing protein, translating into MNSLHQRIEHVCEYIEYNLDGPLSLDVLSDVACYSKFHFHRVFKAVTGLSVQQYVLYLRLRRASFRISFEKNVNLSDIGFEAGFDSPEAFSRAFKREVGQLPSEFRQNADWGNWNLRLKREQSRLNKRHKMEIKVKVTEFPEIQIAYLSHIGSPDTVLKTAGKFIEWRKETGLSPVKTSRTFGIAYSDPETTPPDEFRWDVCGSVKSHVPENSFGIKNGTLPAGKCAVIRHKGSHDGLSDSIWHAIKNWLPESQEELRDHPIYFEYLNFIFEVDECDLLTDIYLPLK; encoded by the coding sequence ATGAACAGCTTGCACCAAAGAATAGAGCACGTTTGTGAATACATAGAGTACAACTTGGATGGTCCGCTTAGTTTGGACGTTCTAAGCGATGTAGCATGCTACTCCAAGTTTCACTTTCACAGGGTATTTAAGGCCGTTACGGGATTAAGTGTCCAGCAATATGTGCTTTACCTGCGACTGCGACGAGCGTCATTCCGCATCAGTTTTGAGAAAAATGTTAATTTGTCAGATATCGGTTTTGAGGCGGGCTTTGATAGCCCTGAGGCTTTCAGTCGTGCTTTTAAACGTGAAGTTGGACAGCTTCCAAGCGAATTCAGACAAAATGCTGATTGGGGAAACTGGAATTTACGGCTTAAGAGAGAGCAATCAAGACTCAATAAGAGGCATAAAATGGAAATTAAGGTTAAGGTTACAGAGTTCCCTGAAATACAAATCGCTTATCTGTCCCACATAGGTTCCCCAGATACCGTGCTCAAAACAGCTGGTAAGTTTATCGAATGGAGAAAAGAGACGGGGCTATCACCAGTAAAGACAAGCCGAACATTTGGTATCGCCTATAGTGATCCAGAAACCACACCCCCTGACGAGTTTCGCTGGGATGTTTGTGGGTCAGTTAAAAGCCACGTCCCTGAAAATAGTTTCGGCATTAAAAATGGAACGCTTCCAGCAGGGAAATGCGCTGTCATACGTCACAAAGGCAGTCACGACGGTCTTAGCGATTCAATTTGGCATGCAATAAAAAACTGGTTGCCTGAAAGCCAAGAGGAGCTTAGAGATCATCCGATTTACTTCGAGTATCTAAATTTTATTTTCGAAGTTGATGAGTGTGACTTGTTGACTGATATCTACTTACCGTTGAAGTGA
- the fur gene encoding ferric iron uptake transcriptional regulator, whose product MPLDSQELRRAGLKVTLPRVKIYEILEGGGEGDHFSAEDIYKILLEQGEDVGLATVYRVLTQFETAGLVSRHHFEGGHSVFELLRDEQHDHVVCVKCGRVREFTDPVLIERLVEIGKELGFDVNDRTLYLYGTCSNGCQEA is encoded by the coding sequence ATGCCATTAGATAGCCAAGAACTTCGTCGCGCCGGTCTTAAAGTGACCCTTCCGCGTGTAAAAATTTATGAAATCCTTGAGGGAGGTGGTGAAGGTGACCATTTTTCCGCTGAGGATATCTATAAGATTTTGCTAGAGCAGGGTGAGGATGTTGGTCTTGCAACTGTCTATCGTGTTCTGACTCAGTTTGAAACTGCAGGATTGGTTTCACGCCACCATTTTGAGGGTGGTCACTCGGTATTTGAGTTATTGCGTGACGAACAGCATGATCACGTTGTCTGTGTTAAGTGTGGGCGTGTTCGTGAGTTTACGGATCCTGTGCTTATCGAGCGTTTAGTTGAGATTGGTAAAGAGCTAGGTTTTGATGTGAATGACCGCACTCTCTACCTATATGGAACCTGCAGTAACGGCTGCCAAGAGGCCTAG
- a CDS encoding outer membrane protein assembly factor BamE, with translation MRKLIVGSFAALLISGCTYFPGVYKMDVPQGNHITQEMVDELRPGMTPSQVRYVLGTPLLTDTFNKNRWDYVYQMVKEDKVVELRQFSVYFDNERLVRLEGDYKPN, from the coding sequence ATGCGTAAGCTAATCGTTGGATCTTTTGCCGCTCTTTTAATCAGCGGTTGTACCTATTTCCCTGGTGTCTACAAGATGGACGTACCGCAGGGTAACCATATTACTCAAGAGATGGTGGACGAATTGCGTCCTGGCATGACGCCAAGCCAAGTACGTTATGTACTAGGCACACCTCTATTAACTGACACCTTTAACAAAAACCGCTGGGACTACGTTTACCAGATGGTTAAAGAAGATAAGGTGGTTGAGTTACGCCAGTTCAGCGTCTACTTTGACAATGAACGGTTGGTGCGACTAGAAGGCGATTACAAGCCAAACTAA
- a CDS encoding GntR family transcriptional regulator → MINDSRDERSRVEIAYDKLLTAIQEGELKPGTRIREVELAEKFGISRTPIRDAILKLESEGLLIHEARKGAVIKSLSHREIIELYAMREVLEGTAARYAAQHASSAEIEELNALNDLMYECRSEPSRVVSFNRQFHNLLYSCANNRYLLGALRSLSNAMALLGKTTLADPVRTEEAFKEHSSIVIAIAQRDGDSAEFAARKHILKAKAERLKLLRDKV, encoded by the coding sequence ATGATAAACGACTCGAGAGATGAACGCTCGCGTGTTGAGATTGCATACGACAAGTTACTCACTGCTATACAGGAGGGAGAGTTAAAGCCGGGAACTCGTATCAGAGAGGTCGAACTTGCCGAAAAGTTTGGAATTAGCCGAACGCCTATCCGCGACGCTATCTTGAAGCTTGAATCTGAGGGGCTGCTGATTCATGAAGCGCGTAAGGGAGCGGTAATAAAGAGTCTGTCTCACCGAGAGATTATTGAACTCTATGCGATGCGAGAAGTCCTTGAAGGCACTGCTGCTCGCTACGCGGCACAACATGCCTCGAGTGCAGAGATAGAGGAGCTTAATGCCCTGAATGATCTAATGTATGAGTGCAGGTCAGAGCCTTCTCGCGTAGTGAGTTTTAACCGTCAGTTTCACAACCTACTCTACAGCTGTGCCAATAACCGTTACCTGCTTGGCGCACTGCGCAGCCTATCCAACGCTATGGCGCTACTTGGAAAGACCACCCTAGCTGATCCAGTTCGAACAGAAGAGGCTTTCAAGGAGCATAGCTCCATCGTAATAGCAATCGCACAGAGAGATGGTGATAGTGCAGAATTTGCCGCAAGAAAGCATATACTCAAAGCTAAGGCTGAGCGGTTGAAACTTTTAAGAGATAAGGTTTAA